The Sulfurimonas sp. genome includes the window CACCCGTTTCATTTTTAAAATATCTCGCTATTATAGTGACATCAACATAGTCTGTTGGTTCTTGAACTTCTACATTTATTTGTTTTTCTTTTACTTTTTTAAAAAAATTAAACATTATAAACAAAATTCCTTTATTTTTTTCGTTATATTTTCTATATCCATAATATGAATATCTTTTACTTCTGCTCTAGCTCTACTTGGCATACCATCAACTATTGCACTATTTTCACTCTCTGTTAATGTATAATGACCTTTTAAACTAAGTGCTTGACAAGCATCTACCCCATCTCGACCAATACCTGTTAATATGACACAGAATATCTCAATATTCTCAGAGATATTTACAAAAGAATTAAATACTTTATTTATATCTGGATTAAAATCTGTCATATGCAAGAGTTCTTTTTTTATAAAAAATATACCTTGATTATCTTTTTCTAATTTTATGTCACCACAACATGTGTATATCTTTCCAACTTGTAAATATTCATTATTTTGTGCAACTGATATCGTATTCTCACTATATGTCTGTAACTGTTTAGAAAAACTGCTCATGAAGCCACTAGTCATATGCTGCGCAATAACAATAGCACTATCATTAAGTATCGAAAGTTCTTTTATGATTTTTTCTATTTGTCCAGGTCCACCAGTTGATGCACCTATAAGGAGAATTTTACGGGGGATAGAATGTTTCATTTTTTTAGAGTTAATCATATTTTTACCTCATCTATCAGTACAAATATTATAGCACATAATCTAAAATATTTATTTTTTATATTATAATTCACTTTTCAATTTAATTATTAGGAGTTTTTTTATGGCAGGTTTTAAAGATTTAAAAGGACAAGGACATACTCCAACATTACTTATGTCGTTCTTGTATTTTGATATGAGTTTTATGGTTTGGACTATGCTTGGTCCACTTAGTACAGAAATAACTGAAGCATTAGCGCTTGGTGGTCACATAATGACAGCAGGCGAAAAAGCAACTCTACTTTCACTTCCTATACTCTCTGGTGCAATTTTAAGAATAGTCCTTGGATTTGGAGTTGATAAACTAGGTGCCAAAATGACAGCCTTAATCTCACAAGCTATTGTTATTGCTTCTCTACTAACAGCATTTTTTATGGGAGACAACATTACTTATAATGCCTTACTTATGGTAGCTTTAGGGCTTGGTTTTGCAGGAGCTTCGTTTGCAGTTGCACTTCCACAAGCTGGTCAATGGTATCCACCAAAACTTCAAGGTGTAGTTTTAGGAATTGCTGGAGCTGGAAATATTGGTGTAGTGATTGATTTTCTTTTTGCCCCAAAAATTGCAGAAATATGGGGTTGGTCATCTGTTTTTGGTGTAGGTGCGGCAATGTCAATTATTGTTATTATCGCTTATGCTTTTATGGCAAAAGATGCCCCTTCTGATATTTATACTGCTAGACCTAAAAAAATAAAAGATTATATAAAACTTTTAGGTGATAAAGACACATGGTGGTTTTCATTCTTTTATGCTATTAGTTTTGGTGGCTTTGTAGGTTTTGCAGGATATATGAAAGTTTACCTAATGAATACTTACAGCGTTGATATGTCTACATTTGGTTTAGAGATGCTAGATGAAGAAAATGTAAAGGTAATAGCTGGATATTTTGGTGCTTTTTGTATTTTTTCCGGTGCCGTACTTCGCCCTGTTGGTGGAAATATTGCAGATAAAATAGGTGGAGTAAAATCACTTTACTTCTTTTATGGTGCAGTTGCTATTTTAGTAACTATAAGTGCTTTAGTTTCATTACCTTTTTATATCGCGATTTTAGTGCTATTTTTAATTATGGCTAACTTAGGTATGGCAAATGGTGCAGTTTTTCAACTAGTGCCACAAAGATTTGGAAAAGATATTGGTATTATGACCGGACTTGTCGGTTGTGCTGGTGGACTTGGTGGAACAGCTCTTATAAAAACTCTTGGGTGGAGTAAAGGTGCTTTTGATGGCTATACAGCAGGATTTTTAATCTTTGCTTGTGTTGTTTTAGTTGCTATTATGGGACTAAGCTTAGTGAAAACTAGATGGAGAACAACTTGGGGGTTTAAATCTGGCGGTAGAATCTAGCTTTAAAGTTCATTTATTATCTATCGCTATAATTGCCTTAAATTAAATAAAAGGCGATAGATGAATACAAAAATTCTAATACTTACGATATCTTCAGCACTACTTTTAACTGCTTGTTTTGACACAAAAAAAGAAGTTAAAAAACCAGATGTTACATCACTAAAAACTCAAAAAGAAAAAGCAGCTTATGTTATTGGTACTCAGCTTGGAAAACAACTGATGATTTCTAAAGATGATATAAACCTAGATGCTATGAAACTTGGTATGAAAGATGTTTTTTCAGGAACAAAATCTAGGCTTAGTGACGACGAAATTCGTAAAACAATGGAAACATTTACCAAAGCAAAACAAAAAAGAGAAGTTGCAATGGTAGATAAATTTTCAAACCTTAACATAAAAGAAGGAAAAGCATATCTTCAAGCTAACAAGAAAAAAGATGGTGTAATAACTCTTGAAAGTGGACTTCAATACAGCGTAATCAAAAAAGGAACAGGAAAATCTCCAAAACTAACAGATACGGTAGTAACTCACTATCATGGAACTTTAATTGATGGAACTGTTTTTGATAGCTCTTATGATAGAGGTGAAACTGTAAGTTTCCCTGTAAATGCTGTTATAAAAGGTTGGACAGAAGCTTTACAAAAAATGAAAGTTGGAAGTAAATGGCATCTAGTTATTCCAGCAGAACTAGCTTATGGAAAAAGAGGGGCACCCCCTAGCATAGGTCCAGATGCTACACTTGTTTTTGATGTTGAACTATTAGAAATTAAGTAAGTTTTTTTATAAAAACAACTTTTAAATAGTTGCCCTCTTTAAACTTTGGATTTACTCTAAAGTCTTGTGCAAGAGAAAAACTCTCTTGCACTTGAAATCTTCCTCTTAACTCTTTAAACGCTCTTGAAATAAAATCTCTAAAAGTCATCATCGAAAAATTTGCAGAATTAGTAGATGCTACTATAATCCCATTTTTAGAAGTTATTTGTATAGCTTCTTTTAAAAGTTTTACATAATCTTTTGAAGCAGAAAATGTATGTTTTTTACTTCTTGCAAAACTTGGTGGGTCAAGCACAACTAAATCAAAAGATAACTTTTTTCGTACAGCATATTTAAAATAATTAAACACATCTTCTACAATAATATCTTGTGCAGATGCGTCTATGTTGTTTATGCTAAATTGCTCTGTAGTTTTAGGCAAACTTCTTTTTGCTAAGTCAACACTTGTTGTTTTGCTTGCTCCTCCAAGAGATGCAAATACTGAAAAAGCTCCCGTATATGAGAATGTATTTAGAGTTGTTTTTCCTTTTGCATATTTATCTCGCAGGGTTTTTCTAACTTCTCTTTGGTCTAAAAAAACACCAACCATTGCACCATCATCTAAATGAATTGCAAAATTAACATCATTTTCTTTAACTATTAAAGGAGTAGATGCTTTTGCCCCACAAACAAAATCATCTGAATCATCAAGATATTTTCCCTTAGTGTCAAACCTCTTTTTTTGATAGATGCCCTTATATTTCACTACTTCTTTAAGTGCTTTTAATATCTCTTGTTTAAATACATAGATGCCCTCAGAATACCAAGTAAGCAGATAATATCCATCAAAATAATCAATACTTAAGCCACCAACGCCATCTCCTTCAGCATTAAAAACTCTAAAAGCTGTTGTTGATTTATCGGAGAAAAAATCTTCTCTATATTTTATAGCATCTATAAATTTTTTTTCAAAAAAAGAACTATCTATTTTTTCATCTTTTTTTAAAGATAAAATCCAACCGTATCCTTTATTTTGAATGCCATAATAAGCTTGCGCAATAAACTTTTTCTTAGCATCTACTAAGTTAAATATTTGACCTTGTTCTTTTAATGTATCTAGGTTTGAGATAGACTCTTTAGATAAAAGTGGATATCCATCTTTGTAACTTTGTATAAATTCTGATTTTACGATTAAATCTATGTTTTGACTCATATTTATGCAACCTTCTAAGAAATTATAGTATAAATTTTGATAAAATATTTCATACTAAAATAAAAGAGATTTATGCCATCTTCAAATATTAAAACATCTGGTTTTTCACTTGCAAAAAGAAGAGAACTAAAAGGTGATGACTTTTACGATACAAAGACCATAGGTGATTTAACCATAGCAATAGTCTGTGATGGAGTTGGAAGTGCTAGTGAAGGTGCAGTTGCGGCTTCAAGGGTTACAAGCTATCTTATGAATAATTTTAAAATTCGTCCTAAAACATGGAGCATAGAGAAATCAATAAAAACTTTTATTCACTCTATAAATTCTATTCTTTACCAAGAGTCTATGCTAAATTATGAGCGACCTGAATTAGTTACAACCCTATGTATCATAGTTATTCAAGGTAATAAACTTTATGGTGCAAATGTTGGGGATTCAAGAGTATATTTACATAGAAATAAAAAACTAAATCAACTATCCTATGACCACGCAATGGAGGAAAAAGGTTATGAAAATGTACTTACTCAAGCAATTGGTATAGATAAAGAAGTTGAACCCTACTATTTTGAAAATATTATTCAAACTGATGATAGTCTTTTACTTTGTAGTGATGGACTTTATAATGTTTTAACTCAAGAAACACTTGAGGTTGGTATCTTAAATGGGGCTTCTTTTTTAGTAAAAAAAGCTTCTAAATTAGTTAAAGACAACCTTCCTGATGATACCACAGCAGTAGTGGTTAAAATTCTTAAAGCCAACGATTTCCAACTCTTAAAACAACAAAACATGCCAATCCCAAAAAGTTTAAAAAAAGGACAGATAGTTGATGAGTACAAGCTAGAAAAATCTCTTATTGAAAATGGAAGAACTTGGCTTTGTAGTAAAAAAACAAAACAATATGTTATAAAATTTGCTCCTATTGAAGCTATCGATGATGAAATTGCATTAGATATTTTCGTTAAAGAGGCTTGGAATGCAAAAAGATTAAAAGCAGAATTTTTTCCAAAAGCAGTTATTCCAAAAAATAGAACTTATCGCTACTATGTAATGCAACTTTTTAAAGGTGAAGATTTAGACAACTATTTATCTATTAAAAAAATAACTATTGATGATACTATTGCTTTAGCAACTACACTTTTAAAAATGTCACAGTTTTTATTGAACTATGACTTAATTCACGGAGATATAAAGCCTCCAAATATAATGATTTCAAAAGACGAAAATGAAAGTCTAGAATTTAGAATTATTGATTTTGGAAGTATTACGGAGATATTTTCACATGCGACTAAAGCAGGAACACCTAGTTTTCTTTCTCCTCAAAGGTTTGAAGACGAAGCCATAAATGAATCAAGTGAGATTTTTTCCATAGGTGTTACAATATACCTCGCTTTAACTAGTAAATATCCATATGGAGAAATAGAACCTTTTCAATCACCTACATTTAAAGAAGCTAAAAAACCAAGCTTGTATAATAGCAACATACCAAACTGGTTAGACAGTGTAATTTTACGCTCAATAGCACTAGATAAAGACAGAAGGTATGAACATTATTCTGAAATGGAGTATGAGTTAAAAAACCCAACAAAAGTAAAACCTTTCTTTGCTAAAAATGCCACACTAATGGAACGCTCACCATTGGCTTTTTATAAGGCTGGTTTCATTATAATGACACTCTTAAATATTATCTTACTTATATGGATGGACTCATAATAAATATGAACTGGCTAAACTTTTTTTATAACAAAACTACGCATCTAAGACACTCTTTTGGAAGAGGTATAAACGCTTCTATATCTCCCAATGAAGAAGAACTTTTTGATAAATCTTATGAAGCATTTGAAAAAGGCAGGACTTTAAAGGCTTACGAATATTTTTTCAAATCTTTAGAGAATTTTTCAAATGAAAATTCAAACAACAATATTATTACAAAATTAAAGAGTGATAAACTAGAGTTTGAAATATTTCAGGGAAGTGCGAAAATAAGAGGTCACGTTACAAATGCAAAATTGTATGCTGAGGCAATTATTATCAATACTTCAGATGCTAAAGTGGCTTTAAAAAGATACATTCTACAAAGAAACTATCAACTCACATATGCATGTTACTTTAGTGATGATGATTTTATTAAACTAAAAATTTTTCAAGATAACATTACCGCTTCTCCACAAAAAATATTTTTTCCTTTAAGAGAGATTGCTCTAACTGCAGACTTTGACAAAGAGTTTATAAAAAGTGAATTTCCTAATATCACTTTGAAAGATGCAACGCATCTAGTTAAATTATCTCCAGAGGAGTTAAAGATAAAATATGACTTTTTACATCAATGGATAAATGAACTAGAAGCAAAACTATCAACTCTTCCGACAAATGATAATGCTGGAATGCAATCTTTTTTATACTTAAATTTTCTTTTTAAAATCGACTATTTACTTGTTCCAAAATGTGAGATATACCAAAAAATCAGTAAAAAAATACAACGCTATTTTAATGATGAAACCCTATCTCCTGAAGCAAAAAATGAAGAACTAAACAGATACATACAAAAACTAAAAGTTATGAAATTTGAAGACTTTAGTAGTAAGTTTTATAATGCAAAATATACTTTTAATCCTTTAGAAAAAAGTACACAAGAAGAAATAAATAATTTTATAAGTGAATCACTCATAAAAATAAGATGGTATAAAAACAATCGCTATAAGCAAATAATACCTAGCATCTACACTTATATACCTTTTAATATTTTGTATAACTATGGTCTAAATCCTGTAACTAAATCTCTTTTACATACACTAATCGAAATTCAAAACCCATCTTTTTTCAAGGCTCTTGATTATACTCCTCTTTATTTTGAAGAAAAAGACACCTTTGCTAAAAAAGCAATTATCGCTAGAGTAGATGAGGCTATACTTCCTAATCAAAGTCAATTTAAATCTTTAGAAACTTTTGGAGATAAACTAAACTTTTCTTCCATGAATGAACTTAGTAATAGCTATCTTCTTCAGCTAAAGCACTTAAATTTCGAGGAGATATAAAAATGAATACTCAAGATATACTAGATAAATATGTAGATAATATCATTCAAATTATGACTCCATACGGAACAGGCACAGGTTTTATAATAGATGACTTGATTATTACAAATTCTCATGTTGTGAGTGGATTAAAAGAAGTTGTAATCAGCTCAAAACTAATCAAAAGAACAATAGCTCAAGTTATATATGATGATGCGGATTATGATTTAGCTTTTATCCATATTGATTTTAAAGCATCTAGTAATCCTTTAAAACTATCTTTATCACCTGTAAAAGATGGTGATACAACTATTGCTATTGGCCATCCTTATGGGCTAAACTATACAGCTACAGAGGGGATAGTTTCAAAAGCATCTAGGCTTCAAGATGATTTAGAATATATTCAAATTGATGCAGCTATAAATCCAGGTAATAGTGGTGGACCTCTTTTAAATGTTGAAGGTGAAGTCACAGGGGTAAATACTTTTATTGTTCAAAATGCTAACAATTTAGGTTTTGCTCTTCCCTACTTTTATGTTGATGAAACAATACAAAATTTCAAAAATATTAAAGAAATAAATATTATAAAATGTCCCTCATGTAAAAATTTCATAAAAGAAAAAGAGATAAAAAATGATTACTGCTTTGAATGTGGCACAAAACTTCTAGTTGCAAAACAAAGAAGAAAAGGGTATAAACCTTCTGGAGCTACTAAACTTTTAGAAGAAATTCTATCAGATTTAGATGTTAATGTTACTCTTTCAAGACGCTCGCAAGCATCTTGGAGAGTACAAAGCGGTAGTGCGAGGGTAGAGATAAACTATTATGAGAATGGTATAATTATTGGAGACTCTAAACTGTGCCAAATTCCTAAAGATAAGATAAATGAGATCTATGATTATCTTTTAAGTCAAAATAAAAAATTATCATATTTACAGTTTTCAATAAATGAAAATACTATCTATCTTTCATACCTTATAGTAGATTCATCATTAACACTACAAGAAGGAAAAATTGCCTTTAAACGCTTGCTAGATTTATCTGATGAGTATGATGATATTCTGATAAACAAATATAACGCCATAAAATTAAAACGAGATGAGGAAGACGAATGAGTAGTAAATTTTTAAAATTTAATGTAGAACTAGATAGCTTTATAACAGATTTAGAAAAAAAAATTAAAACGAACAATGAGAGCATAGAAACATTTTTAAAACAAGAGCATAACACATATGCTTCTTTTGTAAAACCGATACAGATGCTAGAAGAAAAACTTGAACATTTTTTTACACCTTTATCGCATCTAAACTCTGTAAACAACTCAGATGAAACACAAAAAATTTATGCTGATTCTTTACCAATAATTACAGAATATTCTACAAATATATCTCAAAATATAGATATTTACAACGCTTATAACAAGATTCAACAAAATGAAAAAGAAACTTTAAACTTCGAGCAAAAAAAAGTTTTAGAGTTAAATATACTAAATTTCGAGTTAAGTGGTGCACACCTAGATGCAAAAGTAAAACAAAGACTTGGGGAGATAAATATAAAACTAAGTGAGCTCTCAAATAACTTCTCACAAAACCTTCTGGATGCTACTAATGATTATGAGTACATCATAGAAGATGAAGCTGATATAGAAGGAATTCCACAAAGCGATATTCAGAGTGCAAAATATGAGGAAGATTCTAAAACAAAATATAAGTTTACTCTTCAGATGCCATCATACATTGCCTATATGACTTACGGTAGAAATGCAAAAATAAGAGAATCTTTATACAAGGCTTATGTAACAAGAGCACCACAAAATGCAAAAATCATAGATGAATTACTAGCTCTAAAAAATGAAATGAGCAAAATATTAGGCTTTGATAATTATGCACAATACTCTATAAAAAGTAAAATGGCAACAGACGAAAAAAGCGTAGTAAACTTTCTGCAAACTTTAATAACAAAATCAATAGATCAAGCAAAAAATGAACTTCAAGAAGTTGAGAAAATGTCAGGCAAAACACTACAAAGTTTTGACAGTGCTTACTATAGCGAACTTCTTAAAAAAGAAAAATATGAAATAGATGAAGAGTTATATCGCCCATACTTTGAGCAAAACAGAGTTGTAACTGGAATGTTTGACTTTTTAAACAAACTATTTTCAATTGAATTTAAAAAAGTAGAAGAAAAACTTTGGGATGAAAAGGCTAGTTCTTATGACCTTTATCTTGATGGCAAATTAAAAGCAAGACTCTATCTTGATTTAGAAGCTAGAAAAACAAAAAGAGGTGGAGCGTGGATGCATAACTGGCAATCACATTGCTTAGATGAAGAAGGCAAAAAACAACTAGCATCTTCATTTATAGTTTGTAACTTTCCTCCATCTACTTCAGAGACTCCTTCTTTACTTCGACATGATGATGTTGTAACTCTTTTTCATGAGATGGGACATGCGATTCATCATATGTTAAGTAGTGTCAATGAGAATGAAGTTAGTGGGGTAAATGGAGTTGAATGGGATGCAGTTGAGTTCCCATCACAATTTTTGGAAAATTTTGCTTATGAACCAAGTGTTTTAAAACTTTTTGCTTCTCATCATGAAAGTGGTGAAATTATTTCAGATGAGATGATTCAAAAGCTTGTTAAAAGTAAAAACTTCTTATCGGCATCTGGAATGCTTAGACAATTAGAATTTTCTATTTTTGATTTTAAACTACACTCTAAAATATATAAAGGTGATGAAGTTCAAGCACTCTTAGATAACATAAGAGAAGAAACCGCTCTTATAAAAACACCAAGTTATAATAAGTTTCAAAATGGTTTTGCTCATATTTTTGCTGGTGGATATGCTGCTGGATATTATAGTTACAAATGGGCAGAGGTCTTAAGTGCAGATGCTTTTTTTAGTGTAGTTGATGAAGGAATATTTGATTCTAAAACTGCTAAAAAGTACCTTAATGTGGTACTTAATGGTGGTGGAGCAAAGAGTATGCAAAGCTATTTTGAAGAACTTATGGGACGAGAACCTGATCCGCAAAACTTATTAAGATTAAATGGCATTAATTAGTGAAACACCTCTTTGTTTTTCTTATATTAATCAGTTCATTATATGGAGATAGAATGTTCAAAGTTGCTACTTACAATGTTGAAAACCTTTTTGACTTAAATAAAAAAGGTTATAAACACAAAGAGTATAAAGCATTTACTCCATCTCTTTGGAACAAGAAAAACTATAAAATTAAACTGCAAAATATTGCAAAAGTCATCAAAGATATAGATGCTGACATCATAACACTTCAAGAAGTTCATTCACTAGATGCTTTAAAAGATTTGCGTTTAGAGCTTAAAAAAAATGGTTTATATTACCAATATTATAAAATTACAGATAATAAACCTACTGCTATTCATGTAGCATTTTTAAGTAAATTTCCTTTTGTTTATACAAAAGAATTAAAAGTCACTTCATCTTATAAATACAGAAATATCTTAGAAGCTAAACTAAATATAGATGGACAAAACTTATACCTATTTGCAAATCATTGGAAAGCTAAATCGGGACCTGAGAGTATGAGAATAACATCTGCTAAGGTTTTAAGAAATAGAGTTGCCCAAGTTGGATATGAAAAAAATATAATCTTACTAGGTGACTTTAACTCTGACTATGAAGAGTACATAAAATTTATACGCAAAAGAAGACACAACGATACAAATGGAAAAACAGGTATAAATCATGTGCTAAGAACCATAAAACAAGGTCATAATAGTTTTTATAACCTTTGGTACGATGCGAAAGAAAAAGATAGATACTCTTATATTTACAGAGGTAAAAAAGAGGCGCTTGATAATATTTTAATCTCACAATCACTTCTTATAAAAGATGGCATCTCTTACATAACAAGCTCTATAAAAAACCTAGATAAAAAATACCTATTTAAAAAGAAACAGATTTTCAGATGGCAAGTATCTCGTGCTAGAGTTCCTAAACATAAAGGTAAAGGTTACTCCGACCACTTACCAGTTATGGCAAAATTTAAGATAAACTCCAATTAATCTCTTTTTTAGAATGTTGCTTTAAATATTCGTTTGTTTTAGAAAATGGCTTTGAACCAAAGAATCCTCTATATGAAGATAATGGTGATGGATGTGGTGATTTTAATACTAGATGCTTACTCTCATCTATAAAAGAAGCTTTTTTGATAGAGGAGTTACCCCACAAGATAAAAACAATATTTTCAGACTTTAAAGATAATTCTTTGATTATAAAATCTGTAAAAATTTCCCAACCTTTTGCTTTGTGAGAATTTGCTTTTGCGCTTTGTACTGTTAAGACAGTGTTAATTAGTAAAACTCCTTCTTTAGCCCATGATGTTAGGTTTCCTGTTATTGGATATTTGCATCCCATATCTTCTACTAACTCTTTAAATATATTTTTTAGTGAAGGTGGTATTTTACATTTATCTCCAACAGAAAAAGCCAAACCATTTGCTTGATTTTCACCATGATAAGGGTCTTGCCCGATTATAACAACTTTTACTTTTGGAACTTCTATTAAATTAAATGCTCTATATATATCTTCTCGTTTTGGAAAAATTGTTTTTTCTTTATATTCTTTGTCAACAAATGATTCAAGTTTTTTAAAATAATCTTCTTGCATCTGTGCTTGTAGTAAGTTTGACCATGATTTACTTAACATTAAAAACTCTCTAAAGATAGATATATAAGAGGAAGATAAATTACTAAACCCATGTACAATATAAATTTGTTAATTGGTGCTAAGAGAGCCAAAGTCATCTCATCAGACAAATTTTCATCAATAAACACTTGTTTAATAAGTGAAATTTTTGTAATCATATCAAGTGATTTAATAAGTAATAGCGTAACTGCATAAATATTATAATCATTTAAAACCATAAACCCGATAGCAAAGTAAAATGTAGGATGCATAATCAAAAATAAGAATATACTTTTAGAATAATGCTGATACATTCGAGCTAACATACCCATAATAGTTTGGGCTTTTTGCCACTGCAACTCATATATTTCTAAAAATATAAACAGCAATATATAATTTAGTACAACTTCATTTATCATCAATTATGGTTCCATAGTTATTTTTTGTAAGTATAGCAAAATCATTTGTAAAGTGGTGGACAAGGAGAGATTCGAAAAAACCTTACCCTGTTTAGTTCTTTTTTAGCCACTTTCTAACTCTCTTTTACTTTGTGTTATACTTCCGCTGTTACAAGCATTGTCTCTTCTTTTGGCTTATGGGTGTTAAAGGGATATTTGGATTTAGAGGGTATCTCCAAAGAAAGGAGACACGATGTGAAGTTATTTCTTATACTAGTGGTTTTAATGGTTCTAGCCCAA containing:
- a CDS encoding uracil-DNA glycosylase, yielding MLSKSWSNLLQAQMQEDYFKKLESFVDKEYKEKTIFPKREDIYRAFNLIEVPKVKVVIIGQDPYHGENQANGLAFSVGDKCKIPPSLKNIFKELVEDMGCKYPITGNLTSWAKEGVLLINTVLTVQSAKANSHKAKGWEIFTDFIIKELSLKSENIVFILWGNSSIKKASFIDESKHLVLKSPHPSPLSSYRGFFGSKPFSKTNEYLKQHSKKEINWSLS